GAACAAGCAGATTATACTTACAGCTTCCCTGtgtttccccctccctcctacTCAAAATCCATCATACCTCATCCCTGTTTCCTTCTTCCCACTGTCTttcctgtcagtctctctgctgtccttccAACCCAGAGTGTTCTCATTGTGGTGATGTGAGTTTTATAAATAAGGccttgatatatatatatatatatattttaatctACACCAGGTTGGCTGCTGTTTTATAAGCTTTCAGCAGTTGCACAGATTTATGCTCAACTGGATTTAAATAGTTTTACTCCCTCTCAGTCACTGATTGCATTTTATAGGAAATCGCACCCAGGCTGGACTCAGAGCCAGTTTTAAATGCTGATTTATGCATATGTGCTATGTTTCATATTGCGGTTTTTCCTCAGTCTTTCCTGCTAACTCTCCGCTCTTTCCTGCTTCCTCCCTGCAGGTCTGATGCTAGGCTGCAGACGCCTCAGCCGCCATCATGTTCACCAAAAAGAAGAAGTCTCGCATCCAGATCTCCGCTCCATCCAACTTTGAGCATCGCGTGCACACGGACTTTGATGAGCAGGAGCAGAAGTTCGTTGGGTTGCCACGGCAATGGCAGTCGCTCATCGAAGACACGGCCAAGAGGCCCAAACCCTTCATCGACGCGACTGTCATCACTACAGTAGAGCCGCACAAGGTGGGATGAGCAATgatccaaacaacaaacaagttGTTAGCTCAGGAAAATGATGCATGTGTTGAATGTCATGAATTGTGTTTATTAGTTTGTGAATTTTGGTgcactttcatcattttctttaaaaCTCTCAGTCAATCGTACGTGGCAGCAAGCTCGGAGTGGACGGCTCTCTGACGTGGCTGCTGGATGAGTTTGATACCATGTCTGTGACTCGCTCCAACTCCCTGCGACGAGGCAGCCCCCCCACCCAGCCTCGCAAGGACTCCAGCtcctcaggaggaggagggcaggagaaCGGCGATCCTCACCACAGACACTACTCACACCCGGACAGACAAGACAGGTGAGGAGCGAAGCTGCAGCTCCAGGTGGAGTCATAGCCAGATTCAGTCAATGTAAGCTCACGTTTACCTcgctctgctcctcagagacCGGCACAGACCAGACCACCACAGTGGAGGAGACCCCCGCCAGGGTCAGCGTGCGGTCCGTCCTCAGTGGGAGGAGGGAGGCCAGGGTCGGCCCCAGCAGCAGCCCCGGGGCCAAGAGCCCAGCAGGGCCCACAGGGACAGGCCAGGCTCCgggccccctcctcctccacacagagaCCGAGCGCCTCGGGACCGGGACCAGGTAGGGCTGAAGATGCACCCTGGATTAAGCCCCTCGCCTTTACACTTTGACAGTAAACAATATGGCGGCTAATGATCATGAAGTCAGCTGCATTTTAGTTAATTGTACAAACCTTCGAGTATCTTTGATGTGATTCTTTGATCTGACTCTGCAGCAGGAAATCCACTACGTAGCTCTTGTCCtcttgtcctctcctctccattttCCTTGCATGCTTCCCAATAATCACTCCATCTCTCACCCAAACTCTGCCTCTGTTCAGGACCAGGTGGTTCACAGGGATCAACCCAGTGACCATCGGCCGAAGTCCAGCTACATGGTGCGGGATGGCAGCCCTCAGTCTCCCAGGGACAAGAGGCCCCTGTCTGGGCCCAACATCCGCACCCCAAACCTGCCAGTAACAGACGGGGTGATGAAGGCTGCCCAACAGACCACACGACCATTCAACACTTACCCGAGGACAGACAGCGAGGGCGGGCGCAGCCCCACAGGACAGGTGAGGATGAGCATGCAGGTCGTGGGGGCCAGCAGCCTCAGGGAGGAAGCCCGTGTGTAAATGTGGTATTCATATTTTTAAGTTGTTAATAACTCGCAGCTGCTTCCTCTTGATTTTTATTCTTGTCGTATGTTGTGTGTGACGGGgctctcttgtctgtctctttaaGCCGGGTCGACACCATGAGTCCTCCCCTCAAAATGGCCCCTCTAGCGGCTCCAGCCGAGGGTCCTCCGGCTCCAAGCCCCCTGTAAGCCAACCGCACCCTCATCACACTTCCCATCCAAGCCTGACCCCTGAACCCAGCCAGCACCCACACACGCCTCACCCCAACGTTCCAGCCCCGCGGCCCCCCGTCCCCTCTGGGCCCCCCGCATCAGGCGCTCCGCCACAGGGCCGGTCGCCGCAGAGGGAGCCCCAGAGGGTCTCCCACGAGCAGTTCAGAGCGGCGCTACAGATGGTGGTGGATCCTGGTGATCCACGGACCTACCTGGACCACTACATTAAGATCGGGGAAGGGTCCACTGGGATTGTGTGCATCGCCACAGTGAAGACGACGGGGAAACTGGTCGCCGTGAAGAAGATGGACCTGAGAAAACAACAGCGCAGGGAGCTCCTCTTCAACGAGGTAAGAGGTCACACTGTGGTGGAGGCTGCAACTCAAACCAGACATCGCTGTGATCGCTGATTGCTCGGGAGGCTGATATGAGACAGATTTGCAATATGCTTATTTTTTCTCACCAGTTTTCAGTTAAAGAATTGAAATATCCTTATTTATTTGCATACTGTGATGTATGCCTTTTGACAAATTGCACAAATTAGTCACTAATTGTCACTTCACATCTTAAACATCTAAATCGGCTGATGGCCAATCAGGCGGGGTTTCAGTGTGCCCAGCATTGTTAATGTTTGATCAATGCATCGTCGAGCTTCCAGACAGAAGGCGGTCTCTCTGCGTGCGAGCCCACCTCGCCGTTCTTTCGAGTCTTATGTGAATGtaccctgtctgtgtgtttctgtggtgacTGAAGGTGGTAATCATGCGGGACTATCACCATGAGAACGTGGTGGAGATGTACAACAGCTACCTGGTGGGAGACGAGCTCTGGGTCGTCATGGAGTTCCTGGAGGGAGGAGCTCTCACCGACATTGTGACACACACCAGGTGAGAGAAGAACTTTGTGTGTGTCGGTAATGTTGCACCTCAGTGTTTGAGGGCTGGAACCGCTGTGGATGATGGATATTTGACCTGTGATTCATGTGATTTTAGCATTTCAGTCTctaaagaaaaagtaaaactgtATGACTGCCTCACCGTCACTCTGTATCCTGCTTTAGTAGCATTAGATTTAATTCCACCAAAACTCTTTTCTTCCATGAGGGGGCAGTGTTacccacagagagacaaaccaGCGCGGCCTGTGCCGttttacatttcattcacaGCAAGTTATTTATTGACTAATGGAACAGCTTTCATGTTGTCTCCATTGTTTTTCTGGTCTTTGTTCGTGGACATATCATCAGTGTGGCCTCAGAAATGATCACACCTGACTGCAGATTGAACCAGAAGATGACACACCTGAAGTAGAGGTGGTGAGGCTGAACTGACGTATCTGTCCAATGTCTCCTTCCCCCTCCAGGATGAACGAGGAGCAGATTGCTaccgtgtgtctgtctgtcctgaaggCGCTGTCTGTCCTTCATGCACAGGGTGTGATCCACCGAGACATCAAGAGTGACTCCATCCTCCTCACCCACGATGGCCGGGTATGTAGCACATGCTTAACTCTGCTTTTTATACCCCCATGCCGGTCGCGGGCGAGGCCAGAGGCGTTATGTTTCTGGGTCGTTCGTTCGTCCCATTCTGGTAACCATATTACAGGAACCTCatgtgacctcacaaaacacttttttgacCATAACTCAGGAATTAATATGCTGATTATGGCAACattctaaaatgaaatgatgacattttatctccgaaaggtcaaaggtcagcttcactgtgacgtCATAGTGCTAATGCAGAAACTGCGTTATTCAGCAGCATCACTCATCAACAGaaggcagattgtgaccatatttcacgtTTGATCCTGATTTGGTGACTCTGATCTTTGGCGTCCACCTTGAAGCTGGTTGTTGGTTGTCTCGTGTGCTGTCGGCTTGAAGatgtgtgaagaagaagagaagaagaagaaacgtactttattaatcacatcacacaggtgttgcactacacgccatgctttccgtgaaattagttttttccgcatttgccccatcctcgatctgtcgatcctccgcggcagaccaggagcggtgggctgccagctgccaggcaacgCTGACGCCCAGCACTTCTCCGTCaccatcggtcaggtggtgatcttcttgcatgtttttagtgggggttattacggaggaaaccccgggtgaacacggggagaacatgcaaactccacacagaaaggcagcaggcaccgaggcaaggtggaggacacgccaccagcgcccacagcgaaccggggaccttctagctgtgaggcaacagtgttaccacttgcgccaccgtgctacccaagcGTCCATGTTTTGTAGCACCATCCATGTTTGAAGCCTTGTAGTCcacaagctgattggctgtgctgagattgatcttcaggtgatcgttgttgctccatgtgatgaaactctctatcagtcctctgtcctcctctggacaAACAGTctgcatgtttctcactggacattattcaTCAGACAGTCTGTAAAGTCTCCACTGATTGTATTatgtgagtctggacagacatggatgtaaatgcaGCTCGACTGGTCGGTGGAGGCAGACGACTGCGAGGCGGTGATTCTAGTTTCAGCAGCAACACCACATTAAACAGCTgcatctttgttctttttagcCATAAAAGGCTTTAAAGACTCACAGTAAAGCTGTAAAAACAATGTGAGCACTTTGTGAGCTGACCAGTCCCATAAGAGATGTTCAGTGTGTGACTTCACACAGACCAAGTGAAAAATGTAGTTGGTGTTTCAAATTAGCATCAGCACACATCTGCTTTTATATGTCAAACCACCGCACTGCAGCTGAGCCACCACTTAATCAACATCAAGGTATATTCTGCCTTTTTCTCAGCAGACATCTAAACTCGTCACAGCAGCACAAGCGCTGGTGTCACGATTCAGTCGGCCATCACTGTGAGCCAGCCTGCGCAGTGCAAGGGCCCTCTGATGGTACATTTTTATCAGGGACACCTGTGCTCTCCCTGCTATGACGTGCCAGTGGTTGTGCTGCTTTAAAGACTGATGGTGTTCACATGCTGGGCACAGGTGCGCCTCGCTCACAGGATGCACAATCATCACACGACTGCAGCCACTGACAGAACTTCACCCACAGTTATCAGAATAAGAGGAAAATGTTGGCTGGAAAAAGGAACTAATTGCATCTCTGTTAACCACTGTGGAGCTGAGGTTAGTGCCAGCTCACTTCCTGCCTGCTAAGTTTCTGTTTTCtacagaaaatgaaaccaacAGAAATAGACGCTCAGCTGACGCTTCAGCTGCGCTGTCGCTGTGCGTTCACACAGGCCGATAAGCTAAGGCAGGCCTGCTGCGGAGCGTCATCAGCACGGCGCTGCAGCTTCTGTTTAGTCATATCACAGAGATCACATATTTCTGTACGTGAATCACTGAAAATGTCATGGAAAAGTCACAGTCAGTCAATCAGCAGGACGATTAGACTGAGATAAAGTCCCCCTTTAATGTCTCCTCTTGTTGAAGTTAAAGTACCTGTTGTTAATTTTCTGTACTTGTTTCTGTACGATTGTCACACGATTGATTTGTCGACGACATCGCTCTTAATTAACTCACGTTTTATTcgtttatttacttacttttctTTTGTACTTTTCCATTAATGAGTTAACACATGACCCcgtagttttttttcttcccagtCTTTTGCACCAACCTCAGCATACACTTTTTGTGCAAGTCATATATGTGACGCTGAGATGAGCTAACTAAAAACCACAGTGTTTGTGGTCTGAAGTCTTGACATGCTGTGGTTTCACCCAGCGCCTCGGCCTCCAGCTGTGAACATGGCCGTGACGCTGAGGTGTTTCTCCCACTGTGCGTGTGCGCTGCGAGGCAGAGGAGGCACCTGCAGGCACTGCTTCATGCTGCTCATATTCCTGCTGAGGACGTGTGTGATCAGTGTCAGTGATTAGAAACGGAATGGCAGTATTGTGTGAGTTTAAGTTTAATTACTTAACACTAATGATATGAAATTAGCAGCAGCTCTCAGTGCGCAGACGACGCTCTTTGTGATCTTTGGTGTTCATGAAACTTCTAGACagatgtgtatttatacacactGGATGAATTTGAATTCTTAATGTTTGTCACCAGTATTGGTTTCCTCTCAGGAAGACCTTGGATCTCTGGTTCACACAGAAAGcttcctgctggctgctgtgctgttttcagtgctgGGTTGGGTTTAGCAGGGGAAGCAGACTCAACCAAgcctgaagtgttttctgtcagtagggcgggtgtgtttggtgtgtcacctgtgtgctgGGTGATCTATATGAGCGTCTGATTTCTGTCACTTCTGGGCCAAAGCACTGGCAGCCTTCACGTTGCAGTGTTCATACATTTGTGTGCCCATTCTCACAACATGCttgtttcatttctcatttctgaGTTCTCTGAGGCTGACAGTCAGCCCTGCGGGCAACATCAAAAGCTGCTTCTCAGCCTAAATACCAGCCGCATTCTCAGAAAGGGGGCTGGGTGGTAACGAGGACCGTGAGACAGATTTCACCTTCTGGTCTACTCACATGCGCCTCACgtaaccaaactaaatatttatattcatgGTGCTGAAGCGCATTAACGACACGTTTACTATTAAACTTTAATTCATCTGTCCTTGGTCAAAAGTGAAAGTTAGTGTGCTGAAAGAATTTATAATAAAATGCCCGGTGAGTTAACAGTGAAatttttatgcaaaaaaaaaaaaaagtcacggTCACTGTGAACTTTCTGTAAAAATAATCTGTACATTCATGtgcctctgtttcctctcttcttccctctctgcctccgGCTCTTTCTTCGGCTCTTTTGTGTCCAGGTGAAGCTGTCAGACTTTGGTTTCTGTGCCCAGGTGTCAAAGGAAGTGCAGAGAAGGAAGTCTCTGGTTGGGACGCCTTACTGGATGGCACCGGAGCTCATATCCAGACTGCCTTACGGACCAGAGGTAATACTCAGCTCTGACGTCTGTCACCATGTTGACGTTCCCACCTATGAGAGCATTGATACATTGCTACGAGTACTCAGTGCTCATTGGTCGAACTCGGCCTTCACTTTGATCTCAACTACACACCTGTACGGTCTCATGACAGTGTCTGtccacagacatacagacaccTGACAAAATGCTAAAGCAGGTGTCTCCAGGAGCCACATTTTGCCCTGACGACACGCACAGACTCACGAGGTGAAAAGAGAAGCAgccaggctgctgcagctggaaacgaGCTCTTCCACATGCTGACCGTCTCTTCTTTTGTGTCCAGGTGGACATCTGGTCTCTGGGTATCATGGTCATAGAGATGGTGGATGGGGAGCCGCCGTACTTCAACGAGCCGCCGCTCAAAGCCATGAAAATGATTCGAGACAACCTGCCTCCCAAACTGAAGAACCTGCACAAGGTACAGAGACGGGGTCTGAGTTTGACAGGGCAGCTTGTGTGGAGCGGCATCAGCAGATGTACCGGTTTCCCTGAGCTAAGACAACGAAATCAGATGTCTTAACAACCACTAATCGATGGCTGTAATAACATAATCCTGTCTTTCTgtaagaggaggagaaaagtgtttgtttgtaagCATGCCGTGTTTTCTTAATGCAGCAGTTATGAAGGTAGCTTTGAGTGATCTGTGACTTCTTTACAGGCTTCTTTTAGCAACAATCTCTTAATTGAAGTGGTGTTGTTTTCCCATTTTGTGCCGCAGTGCCATGAAAACAGGAGTTATGAGCCCTTCGCAGACCTGCAGGCTGGTGTCATGAACACCTGACTGTCTCTGATggcttctctccctctcccaggTCTCCCCTCTGCTCAAGGGCTTCCTGGACAGGATGCTGGTGCGAGACCCGGCTCAGAGGGCCGCGGCCAGCGAGATCCTCAAACACCCCTTCCTGACGAAGGCAGGCCCGCCGTCCTGCATCGTCCCTCTGATGAGGCAGAACAGGATGAGATGAGACATGTGACCCTAAGACCTCCGGACGCCGGAGGGCAGCGTGTGCAGGTTCAGATGGGACAGAATACTCCTgcacacagaggtcagaggtctgcGCTTCGGGTCAAACTCTCAGAAAGTGACGAGAGCTGTTAAGTGTGAACTGGGTGTGCAGGAGTATTCTAACTTCTTATGTGAATCACTGAACTGAGGGGAGCTGTTCCCTTAACAAGAGGcaataaggtgtgtgtgtgtgtgtgtgtgtgtgtgtgtgtgtgtgtgtgtgtgtgtgtgtgtgtgtgtgtgtgtgtgtgtgtgtgtgtgtgtgtgtgtgtgtgtgtgtgtgtgtgtgtgtgtgtgtgtgtgtgtgtgtgtgtgtgtgtgtgtgtgtgagcagagcagagcagccacacCTTGCCTGTGGAGTGATTTTAGCTGATGTCATGTTTTCCTTTTACCTGGAAGGCTTCAGGACTGAGCCTGTTGTATTTCTCCATCTGGACCTTACCTGGATTTTAAGTGTGAAGGTGAGGTTTTGCACACCAATCGAATGCTCTGAAGGAGCCGGGAGTCCATCGGCCGGTTTCAGAGCGGGCGGAGCGACGTTTTAATCTCACTGTTCGACGGTCTGGAAGCCGAGTTTTCTCACTACAAAGACTTCGCTCACGGACGGATCCCGGACTCGGACGCCATCCTCACCACGCCCAGAACTTACTACTGAGGGAGGAAACCTTTGGACTCAGAAATGAGTCAGACAGACTTTACCTGTAGCCATATGAATACTAGCTTCCTGTTGTAAACAAGCAAACGTACACTAAGTCAAAAGGTAAACACTGGAGTTGTGGTTAACATGAGTTTCCTCTTACTTCCTTATTTTCCTGTGTAAGTACAATGAACATAGAGAGATATATCAGTTTTGATGTTTTACTATCTCTATTTTGtgattgttttattattattatgatttgTTTCCTGCTTTATTTTAGAGTGACGTGATGATTTTTGAAGCACTGTCCAGGAGAGATAGAAGCTG
This genomic interval from Chaetodon trifascialis isolate fChaTrf1 chromosome 9, fChaTrf1.hap1, whole genome shotgun sequence contains the following:
- the pak4 gene encoding serine/threonine-protein kinase PAK 4 isoform X1, whose translation is MFTKKKKSRIQISAPSNFEHRVHTDFDEQEQKFVGLPRQWQSLIEDTAKRPKPFIDATVITTVEPHKSIVRGSKLGVDGSLTWLLDEFDTMSVTRSNSLRRGSPPTQPRKDSSSSGGGGQENGDPHHRHYSHPDRQDRDRHRPDHHSGGDPRQGQRAVRPQWEEGGQGRPQQQPRGQEPSRAHRDRPGSGPPPPPHRDRAPRDRDQDQVVHRDQPSDHRPKSSYMVRDGSPQSPRDKRPLSGPNIRTPNLPVTDGVMKAAQQTTRPFNTYPRTDSEGGRSPTGQPGRHHESSPQNGPSSGSSRGSSGSKPPVSQPHPHHTSHPSLTPEPSQHPHTPHPNVPAPRPPVPSGPPASGAPPQGRSPQREPQRVSHEQFRAALQMVVDPGDPRTYLDHYIKIGEGSTGIVCIATVKTTGKLVAVKKMDLRKQQRRELLFNEVVIMRDYHHENVVEMYNSYLVGDELWVVMEFLEGGALTDIVTHTRMNEEQIATVCLSVLKALSVLHAQGVIHRDIKSDSILLTHDGRVKLSDFGFCAQVSKEVQRRKSLVGTPYWMAPELISRLPYGPEVDIWSLGIMVIEMVDGEPPYFNEPPLKAMKMIRDNLPPKLKNLHKVSPLLKGFLDRMLVRDPAQRAAASEILKHPFLTKAGPPSCIVPLMRQNRMR
- the pak4 gene encoding serine/threonine-protein kinase PAK 4 isoform X2, encoding MFTKKKKSRIQISAPSNFEHRVHTDFDEQEQKFVGLPRQWQSLIEDTAKRPKPFIDATVITTVEPHKSIVRGSKLGVDGSLTWLLDEFDTMSVTRSNSLRRGSPPTQPRKDSSSSGGGGQENGDPHHRHYSHPDRQDRDRHRPDHHSGGDPRQGQRAVRPQWEEGGQGRPQQQPRGQEPSRAHRDRPGSGPPPPPHRDRAPRDRDQVVHRDQPSDHRPKSSYMVRDGSPQSPRDKRPLSGPNIRTPNLPVTDGVMKAAQQTTRPFNTYPRTDSEGGRSPTGQPGRHHESSPQNGPSSGSSRGSSGSKPPVSQPHPHHTSHPSLTPEPSQHPHTPHPNVPAPRPPVPSGPPASGAPPQGRSPQREPQRVSHEQFRAALQMVVDPGDPRTYLDHYIKIGEGSTGIVCIATVKTTGKLVAVKKMDLRKQQRRELLFNEVVIMRDYHHENVVEMYNSYLVGDELWVVMEFLEGGALTDIVTHTRMNEEQIATVCLSVLKALSVLHAQGVIHRDIKSDSILLTHDGRVKLSDFGFCAQVSKEVQRRKSLVGTPYWMAPELISRLPYGPEVDIWSLGIMVIEMVDGEPPYFNEPPLKAMKMIRDNLPPKLKNLHKVSPLLKGFLDRMLVRDPAQRAAASEILKHPFLTKAGPPSCIVPLMRQNRMR